Proteins encoded within one genomic window of Glycine soja cultivar W05 chromosome 1, ASM419377v2, whole genome shotgun sequence:
- the LOC114422365 gene encoding BTB/POZ and TAZ domain-containing protein 4, with the protein MTSMGENCFKPLQNTKKITPMPPPMPRFAATSCPCKCLVSKNSTPPRGRNNNVSPAAIEFWERLFYQGYKADVCINTDNGGVVYAHSNILAMSTPVFRGMLKQANCHRRWRTISITGVPHDAVQVFIRFLYTSSYEKEEMDEFVLPLLVLSHVYVVPHLKRECEQKLELSLLTIDNVVDVFQLALLCDAPRLSLICHRKVLKNFKVVSETEGWKTMKLSHPALEKEIVESMVDEDIIKKEKIRKNKEREIYLQLYEAMEALVHICRDGCRTIGPHDKDFKANQPCKYTACNGLELLVRHFAGCKLRVRGGCVHCNRMWQLLELHSRLCVDPDYCRVPLCRNFKERISKQNKKDEIRWKILVQKILRTRGIGIASCFLPQ; encoded by the exons ATGACTAGCATGGGCGAGAATTGTTTTAAGCCTCTCCAAAATACTAAGAAAATAACTCCGATGCCACCTCCCATGCCCCGTTTTGCAGCCACGAGTTGTCCTTGTAAGTGTTTGGTGTCAAAAAATTCAACACCACCAAGAGGGCGCAACAATAATGTCTCTCCAGCAGCAATAGAATTTTGGGAGCGTCTTTTTTATCAAGGTTATAAAGCAGATGTTTGCATTAATACTGATAACGGTGGCGTTGTTTATGCTCATTCTAACATTCTT GCCATGTCTACTCCTGTTTTCCGGGGCATGTTGAAGCAAGCAAATTGTCATCGTCGATGGCGAACAATCTCAATTACTGGGGTTCCACATGATGCAGTTCAAGTTTTTATTCGATTCTTATACACTTCCAG TTATGAGAAAGAAGAAATGGATGAATTCGTCCTACCTCTGTTGGTGTTGTCACATGTATACGTCGTCCCTCACTTGAAGCGTGAATGTGAACAGAAGTTAGAACTGAGTTTACTCACCATAGATAATGTGGTGGATGTATTTCAACTTGCCCTACTTTGTGATGCACCAAGACTTAGCCTTATTTGTCACCGAAAGGTGCTGAAAAACTTCAAAGTTGTTTCAGAAACAGAAGGATGGAAAACAATGAAGTTGAGCCACCCAGCTCTAGAAAAGGAAATTGTCGAGTCAATGGTCGATGAAGACATT attaaaaaggagaaaatcagaaaaaataaggaaagagaGATATATTTGCAATTATACGAGGCCATGGAAGCCCTTGTTCACATTTGTAGAGATGGTTGTCGAACTATTGGTCCTCACGACAAAGACTTCAAAGCAAACCAACCATGTAAGTATACAGCATGCAACGGATTAGAATTGCTTGTTCGTCATTTTGCTGGATGCAAGTTGAGAGTCCGTGGAGGTTGTGTTCATTGCAACAGGATGTGGCAATTATTGGAGTTACACTCTCGATTATGTGTTGATCCTGATTACTGTAGAGTTCCTTTGTGCag GAACTTTAAAGAGCGaatatcaaaacaaaacaagaaagacGAAATTAGGTGGAAAATATTGGTTCAAAAGATCTTGAGAACAAGAGGAATTGGGATAGCATCATGCTTTCTGCCACAATAA
- the LOC114422376 gene encoding cyclin-D5-1-like, with protein MGSSGSGTLFSLSSLLCDEEGEARLFKDQDENPGIFYSLDNSCFVLEDEEEYIEYLFKQETGFGSQNHHFFTSDDHSNRHWLRSARVDAIDWILNTQAKFGFKVETAYLSVTYFDRFLSKRSIDESKPWAIKLLSVASLSLAAKMEEQNVPVLSEYPMDDYRFENKVIKNMELMILSTLDWKMGSATPFSYLHYFVGKFCPGSKPQIIITKATEHIVAMVKDVNLMDQRPSLIASAAILAAFDATLTRKAMDLRLSLISSWGNVESGHVFFCYNLIQEKMKSKVKTPCSNLMSAQSSSTCVLENQSDTSSGAKRKLSFEDSENCAGQKLHRP; from the exons ATGGGGAGTTCTGGAAGTGGCACCTTATTTTCCTTGTCTAGCCTCTTGTGTGACGAAGAAGGAGAAGCTAGATTGTTTAAAGACCAAGATGAGAACCCTGGCATTTTTTACTCTCTTGATAACTCATGTTTCGTTTTGGAGGATGAAGAGGAATACATTGAGTATTTGTTCAAACAAGAAACGGGATTTGGATCCCAGAATCACCACTTTTTTACCTCTGATGATCATTCAAACAGACACTGGTTACGAAGTGCCCGTGTTGATGCCATTGACTGGATTTTAAAT ACACAAGCAAAATTTGGGTTCAAAGTTGAAACTGCATATTTATCGGTGACTTACTTTGATCGGTTTCTTTCAAAGCGATCCATCGAT GAATCGAAACCTTGGGCTATTAAGTTATTATCTGTGGCATCTTTATCTCTGGCAGCAAAGATGGAAGAGCAAAATGTGCCGGTTTTATCCGAGTATCCAATGGATGATTATCGGTTTGAGAATAAAGTAATTAAGAACATGGAACTGATGATTTTGAGTACCTTGGATTGGAAAATGGGATCAGCAACTCCTTTTTCCTATTTGCATTACTTTGTCGGCAAGTTCTGCCCTGGATCCAAACCACAAATAATAATCACAAAAGCCACTGAACACATTGTGGCCATGGTCAAAG ATGTTAATTTGATGGATCAAAGACCATCTTTAATTGCCTCGGCAGCCATATTGGCAGCTTTTGATGCTACATTAACAAGAAAAGCAATGGATCTTCGATTAAGTTTAATCTCATCGTGGGGAAATGTAGAAAGT GGACATGTGTTTTTCTGTTACAATCTAATACAGGAAAAGATGAAAAGCAAAGTTAAGACACCTTGCTCGAATTTAATGTCTGCTCAGTCGAGCTCCACGTGTGTTCTTGAGAACCAATCTGACACTTCTTCGGGAGCTAAGAGAAAACTTAGTTTTGAGGACAGTGAAAATTGTGCGGGACAAAAGCTACATCGGCCTTAG
- the LOC114422384 gene encoding uncharacterized protein LOC114422384 yields the protein MEKRLRSSLQSSAQEFISLATKQNLKSSKSSLKTLVHSIRLSSPLCSSLPPTLSDSISASLQSFQNLLEPNSAANLGSPRTPPSKRPRRSSRRSEPQPEPADEKHNILARLEILGHIALLCVSHPRKPFSLYDLLPGVQALHDNLIVFESEPSLSSAIEGLCEEWWKENLAGRESLISQSLPFLLSRSLTLKKKVDVHRVCVLREAFALFDFDDESIEDLKLLLVRCVISPLYLKTEDGRRFLAFVFGLSDQLGKEFLAMIRSQIPFGRKSMLEAYGDILFRAWRAAQGDSRTEIENGFLQEMIEAAIHAGSGAFASYIRRVLEAFINQRTTDGVEKMLYRLAEPVIFRSLQVANSNVRQNALHLLLDMFPLEDPDATKEEKDTLLDKQFFLLERLLTDDCPEVRTIAVEGSCRVLHLFWEVIPSPIITKMITKIVDDISHDGCNEVRLSMLNGIIYLLGNPHSHEILKVLLPRLRHLMLDKVLAIRVAAVDLLLHLKDVRDFQFNKVVELDVLLSALASDQPPVAQKITKLLLPSYFPSKVPIEEACNRCVTLVKRAPMAGARFCQFAILEGASKSHLMELVKVFLSLILSPDKLDANQIEGFLVATSYVCDSLACEPCYINALKELLDGEKMKGLLTLASKGQAQSSLFNIVSNVRPDDVAGILEECMGVVTNCSGLPEDVDRQTEIRSAHKLLLSLGGFDDLIEALTAFLHKAAYRCHIKFGVDMPSHSVSFAKRKKSKSSGKFSIKSKIINRKQSFEDDYLVAVGVTWQVRDLLLQEDTRKAILESPSLEMLFVSLKVISEVSIVHCGHHEYIDICPVLAYVAFALQMTVDNVGRSSIHNSDTKRKKTKIDSSTLLSENILELTIEHVLNCLEKLFGAGGIMKNHDGDSCNLQPTNRTNQNQNSRQRPRLSPTDACRPSNRGSTYSEALQVYCVVKMLSAVLKFLADATAMCFAPHNHGLFLNYTSKCAQHIISSLDQLHHNQIQFKEEDKRNIIFCLKGSFTYAAKILNVILTESSGSSITLPKTFAVANNLLDLIISIESCMGSGYAMRLVAAAKTWLPDVLLALGSTSILKHTDCGEEHSTAPEQMKLHFPKWPLILAKTELFKANEAEDNESSRPEKFSAFSKLLEMLIILLKKNPSIMDAVGVIFMVSSLIGLEQKDFGLALGLLRFVGLKLFKPDDRDWGDMMLSCLQEIFPKIERGIAEENDKDELEKLTYAKELIEPLWMYHLYETGRVSLADD from the exons ATGGAGAAGAGGCTTCGTTCATCTCTGCAATCCTCAGCGCAAGAGTTCATATCCTTAGCCACAAAGCAAAACCTCAAATCTTCAAAATCCTCTCTGAAAACCCTAGTCCATTCCATCAGGCTCTCCTCCCCTCTCTGCTCTTCCCTCCCTCCCACTCTCTCCGATTCCATCTCCGCCTCACTCCAATCCTTCCAAAACCTTCTAGAACCCAACTCCGCCGCGAACCTCGGCTCCCCTCGCACCCCTCCCTCCAAGCGCCCCCGCCGCTCTTCCCGCCGCTCCGAACCCCAACCCGAACCCGCCGACGAGAAACATAATATCCTCGCACGCCTTGAAATTCTCGGCCATATCGCGCTGCTGTGCGTTTCGCACCCGAGAAAACCGTTCTCCCTCTACGATCTGCTTCCCGGCGTTCAGGCGCTGCACGATAATTTAATCGTTTTTGAGTCGGAACCGTCGCTCTCGTCGGCCATTGAGGGTTTGTGTGAAGAATGGTGGAAGGAGAACTTGGCCGGAAGGGAATCGTTGATTTCGCAGAGCCTCCCTTTTCTTCTGTCGAGGTCGCTGACATTGAAGAAGAAGGTGGACGTGCACAGGGTCTGCGTGCTTCGCGAGGCGTTCGCTCTGTTCGATTTCGACGACGAGAGCATCGAGGATTTGAAGCTGTTGTTGGTTCGGTGCGTGATTTCGCCCTTGTATTTGAAGACGGAGGATGGGAGGCGGTTTCTGGCATTTGTGTTTGGGCTGAGCGATCAGCTTGGGAAGGAATTTCTGGCGATGATTCGATCGCAAATTCCGTTCGGGAGGAAGTCGATGCTGGAGGCTTATGGGGATATTCTGTTTCGGGCGTGGCGAGCTGCGCAAGGGGATTCGAGGACTGAGATTGAGAATGGGTTCTTGCAGGAAATGATTGAGGCTGCCATACACGCTGGTTCCGGAGCTTTTGCTTCGTATATTAGGAGGGTTTTGGAAGCTTTTATTAACCAGAGGACCACCGATGGGGTTGAGAAAATGCTTTATCGACTCGCCGAGCCTGTCATATTTAGGTCTCTACAG GTTGCAAACTCAAATGTTCGTCAAAATGCTTTGCATCTACTTCTGGACATGTTCCCCCTTGAAGATCCCGATGCCACAAAAGAGGAGAAAGATACATTGCTTGATAAGCAGTTCTTTTTATTAGAAAGGCTACTTACAGATGATTGTCCGGAAGTGAGAACAATTGCTGTTGAGGGTTCTTGTCGCGTCCTTCATCTGTTTTGGGAAGTTATTCCTTCACCAAtcataacaaagatgataacaaaaataGTTGATGATATATCACATGATGGATGCAATGAGGTTAGGCTTTCTATGTTGAATGGCATCATTTATTTACTTGGCAACCCCCACTCTCACGAAATTCTTAAGGTGCTGTTGCCAAGACTTCGGCACCTAATGCTGGACAAGGTCCTAGCAATACGAGTTGCTGCAGTGGATCTCTTACTCCATCTAAAGGATGTTCGAGATTTTCAGTTCAACAAG GTGGTGGAGCTAGATGTGCTATTGTCTGCGCTTGCAAGTGATCAACCTCCCGTAGCTCAGAAGATAACAAAATTACTTCTACCTTCGTACTTTCCCTCAAAAGTACCTATTGAGGAGGCATGTAATCGCTGTGTTACACTTGTAAAAAGGGCTCCAATGGCTGGCGCAAGATTTTGCCAGTTTGCTATCTTGGAAGGAGCATCTAAATCTCATCTTATGGAACTGGTCAAAGTATTTCTGAGTTTGATTTTGTCACCAGATAAGCTAGATGCAAATCAGATTGAGGGTTTCCTTGTTGCTACTAGCTATGTTTGTGATAGCTTGGCTTGTGAGCCATGCTATATAAATGCTCTCAAAGAGTTACTCgatggagagaaaatgaaaggtttACTAACTCTGGCATCTAAAGGCCAAGCCCAATCTTCTTTATTCAACATTGTTTCCAATGTCCGTCCAGATGATGTTGCTGGAATTCTTGAAGAATGCATGGGTGTTGTCACAAACTGCAGTGGTTTACCCGAGGATGTTGATCGACAAACTGAAATCAGGTCTGCACACAAGTTGTTGCTTTCACTGGGTGGTTTTGATGACTTGATTGAAGCCTTAACGGCCTTCTTGCATAAGGCTGCCTATCGTTGCCACATTAAATTTGGTGTAGACATGCCATCTCATAGTGTTTCATTtgctaaaagaaagaaatctaaGTCCTctggaaaattttcaattaaatcaaagataatTAACAGAAAACAATCGTTTGAGGATGattatttagtagctgttgggGTGACATGGCAAGTTAGAGATTTGCTTCTGCAAGAAGATACCAGAAAAGCTATTTTGGAATCTCCGAGTTTAGAGAtgttgtttgtttctcttaagGTGATTTCTGAGGTCAGCATTGTGCATTGCGGGCACCACGAATACATAGACATATGTCCTGTTTTGGCATATGTTGCCTTTGCTCTCCAAATGACTGTTGATAATGTTGGCAGAAGTAGCATACACAACAGTGATACAAAGAGGAAGAAAACTAAGATTGATTCTTCTACATTATTGTCAGAG AATATCTTGGAGCTGACAATAGAGCATGTGCTCAACTGTTTAGAAAAACTATTTGGAGCTGGTGGCATCATGAAAAATCATGATGGGGATTCATGTAATTTGCAGCCTACCAAtagaacaaatcaaaatcaaaattccagACAAAGGCCGAGACTATCTCCTACAGATGCATGTCGCCCTAGTAACCGTG GATCTACATACAGTGAAGCCTTACAAGTATATTGTGTGGTAAAGATGCTTTCTGCTGTTCTCAAGTTCCTGGCTGATGCAACTGCTATGTGTTTTGCTCCTCACAACCAcggattatttttaaattacacaTCAAAATGTGCGCAACATATCATATCGTCGTTGGACCAGCTACATCATAACCAAATTCAATTTAAGGAAgaggataaaagaaatattattttttgcctGAAAGGCTCTTTCACCTATGCAGCAAAAATACTCAATGTGATACTCACCGAGTCTAGTGGATCCTCAATAACTCTACCAAAAACTTTTGCTGTTGCCAATAACTTGCttgatttaataatttcaattgAATCATGTATGGGCTCAGGGTATGCAATGCGTCTTGTTGCAGCAGCAAAGACTTGGCTTCCTGATGTGCTTCTGGCATTGGGATCTACTAGTATCCTAAAACATACTGACTGTGGTGAGGAACATTCAACTGCACCTGAACAAATGAAGTTGCATTTTCCAAAATGGCCATTGATTTTAGCCAAGACTGAGCTCTTCAAAGCAAATGAAGCCGAAGACAATGAATCCTCTCGACCAGAAAAATTCTCAGCGTTCAGCAAGCTTCTGGAAATGCTGATTATATTACTGAAAAAAAATCCCAGTATAATGGATGCAGTCGGTGTAATTTTCATGGTTTCTTCACTTATTGGGCTAGAACAGAAGGACTTTGGGCTGGCATTAGGACTCTTGCGGTTTGTAGGTCTTAAGTTGTTTAAACCTGATGACCGGGATTGGGGTGACATGATGCTCTCTTGTCTGCAAGAAATCTTTCCCAAGATAGAGAGGGGAATTgcagaagaaaatgacaaagatGAGCTGGAGAAATTAACCTATGCAAAGGAGTTGATTGAACCTCTTTGGATGTATCATCTGTATGAAACTGGAAGGGTTTCCTTGGCTGATGACTAG
- the LOC114422390 gene encoding calcium-transporting ATPase 2, plasma membrane-type-like — MESYLNENFEVKSKNSPEEVLQRWRRLCGIVKNPRRRFRFTANLSKRGEAAAMRRTIQEKLRIAILVSKAALQFIQSVQLSDYKLPEEVKDAGFQICGDELGSIVEVHDVKKFRHHGGVDGIAEKLSTSTTEGLNSDTELLNRRQQIYGINKFTESAATSFWVFVWEAFQDMTLMILGVCAIVSLLVGIATEGWPKGAHDGLGIVASILLVVFVTATSDYRQSLQFRDLDKEKKKISIQVTRNGYRQKMSIYELLPGDIVHLAIGDQVPADGLFVSGFSVLIDESSLTGESEPVMVNSENPFLLSGTKVQDGSCKMLVTSVGMRTQWGKLMATLSEGGDDETPLQVKLNGVATIIGKIGLFFAVVTFAVLVQGLVSLKLQQGSLRSWTGDDALELLEFFAVAVTIVVVAVPEGLPLAVTLSLAFAMKKMMNDKALVRHLAACETMGSATTICSDKTGTLTTNHMTVVKTCFCMNSKEVSNNNASSLCSELPEPAVKLLLESIFNNTGGEVVVNQNGKREILGTPTEAAILEFGLSLGGDFQGEKQACKLVKVEPFNSTKKKMSVVVELPGGGLRAHCKGASEIILAACDKVLNSNGEVVPLDEESTSHLKATINQFASEALRTLCLAYVELENGFSPEDPIPVSGYTCIGVIGIKDPVRPGVKESVAMCRSAGITVRMVTGDNINTAKAIARECGILTDDGIAIEGPEFREKSQEELLELIPKIQVMARSSPLDKHTLVKHLRTTFGEVVAVTGDGTNDAPALHEADIGLAMGIAGTEVAKESADVIILDDNFSTIVTVAKWGRSVYINIQKFVQFQLTVNVVALIVNFTSACLTGTAPLTAVQLLWVNMIMDTLGALALATEPPNDDLMKRSPVGRKGNFISNVMWRNILGQSLYQFMVIWFLQSRGKSIFLLEGPNSDLVLNTLIFNSFVFCQVFNEINSREMEKINVFKGILDNYVFVGVISATVFFQIIIVEYLGTFANTTPLTLSQWFFCLLVGFMGMPIAARLKKIPV, encoded by the exons ATGGAGAGTTATttaaatgagaattttgaaGTGAAGTCCAAAAATTCCCCCGAAGAGGTTCTTCAACGATGGAGGAGACTATGCGGGATCGTCAAGAACCCCAGAAGACGCTTTCGTTTCACTGCAAATCTCTCCAAGAGGGGCGAAGCTGCTGCTATGCGTCGTACCATTCag GAGAAGTTGAGGATTGCAATTTTGGTTTCCAAAGCAGCACTTCAATTTATCCAAA GCGTGCAACTAAGCGATTACAAACTGCCAGAGGAAGTTAAAGATGCAGGTTTTCAAATCTGCGGCGATGAATTAGGGTCTATTGTTGAAGTCCATGATGTAAAGAAGTTCAGACATCATGGTGGGGTTGATGGCATTGCAGAGAAGCTTTCTACATCAACCACTGAGGGTCTTAACAGTGATACTGAGTTACTGAATAGGAGACAGCAGATATATGGAATCAACAAATTTACTGAAAGTGCAGCTACAAGTTTCTGGGTTTTTGTTTGGGAAGCCTTTCAAGACATGACTCTGATGATACTTGGAGTGTGTGCTATCGTGTCTCTGCTAGTTGGCATTGCAACAGAAGGATGGCCAAAGGGTGCTCATGATGGTCTTGGAATTGTTGCAAGTATCTTGCTTGTAGTCTTTGTGACAGCAACAAGCGATTATCGCCAATCGTTACAGTTCAGGGATTTAgacaaggagaagaagaaaatttccATTCAGGTCACAAGAAATGGATACAGACAAAAAATGTCAATATATGAATTACTTCCTGGTGACATTGTGCACCTTGCCATTGGTGACCAAGTCCCTGCTGATGGACTATTTGTCTCAGGATTTTCTGTGTTGATTGATGAGTCAAGCTTAACAGGAGAGAGTGAGCCAGTGATGGTGAATTCTGAAAATCCATTTCTTCTTTCTGGGACCAAGGTCCAAGACGGATCATGCAAGATGTTGGTTACTAGTGTTGGCATGAGGACTCAATGGGGCAAGTTGATGGCTACTCTCAGTGAAGGTGGAGATGATGAAACCCCACTACAGGTGAAGTTGAATGGTGTTGCAACCATTATTGGTAAGATAGGCCTATTCTTTGCAGTGGTTACTTTTGCAGTTCTAGTGCAAGGACTCGTAAGCCTAAAACTCCAACAAGGGAGCTTACGGAGCTGGACCGGGGATGATGCATTGGAGCTGTTGGAGTTCTTTGCAGTTGCAGTTACCatagttgttgttgctgttcCAGAGGGGCTGCCATTGGCTGTGACACTGAGTCTTGCATTtgcaatgaagaaaatgatgaatGACAAAGCCCTTGTGAGACATTTGGCAGCCTGTGAGACCATGGGATCAGCCACAACTATATGTAGTGACAAGACTGGGACACTAACAACCAACCACATGACTGTTGTGAAAACATGCTTTTGCATGAACAGCAAGGAAGTGAGCAACAACAATGCTTCTAGTTTGTGTTCTGAACTCCCAGAACCTGCTGTGAAACTGCTGCTAGAGTCAATATTCAATAATACAGGGGGAGAGGTTGTGGTTAACCAAAATGGAAAACGTGAGATTCTAGGGACTCCAACCGAGGCTGCAATATTGGAGTTTGGTTTGTCATTAGGTGGAGATTTTCAAGGAGAGAAACAAGCATGTAAACTTGTTAAAGTTGAGCCATTCAATTCCACTAAGAAGAAAATGAGTGTGGTGGTTGAGCTCCCTGGTGGAGGCTTAAGAGCCCACTGCAAAGGTGCTTCTGAAATAATTCTGGCTGCTTGTGACAAAGTTCTCAACTCAAATGGTGAGGTTGTACCCCTTGATGAAGAATCAACTAGCCATCTTAAGGCTACAATAAATCAGTTTGCAAGTGAGGCACTTAGAACACTATGCCTTGCCTATGTGGAATTGGAAAATGGGTTCTCTCCTGAAGACCCTATTCCTGTTTCTGGATATACATGCATAGGAGTTATTGGTATCAAAGATCCTGTTCGTCCTGGTGTTAAGGAATCTGTGGCAATGTGTCGTTCAGCTGGAATAACAGTTAGAATGGTTACTGGTGACAACATTAATACTGCAAAGGCTATAGCCAGGGAGTGTGGGATTTTAACTGATGATGGCATAGCCATTGAAGGTCCAGAATTTAGAGAGAAGAGTCAGGAAGAGTTGCTTGAACTGATTCCCAAAATTCAG GTTATGGCTCGATCCTCACCTTTAGACAAACACACACTGGTGAAACACTTGCGTACCACTTTTGGGGAAGTGGTAGCTGTAACAGGTGATGGAACTAATGATGCCCCAGCACTTCATGAAGCTGACATTGGACTTGCAATGGGCATTGCTGGAACTGAG GTTGCAAAAGAAAGTGCAGATGTCATAATTCTGGATGATAACTTCTCCACGATAGTAACTGTGGCCAAATGGGGACGTTCGGTTTACATAAATATTCAGAAATTCGTACAGTTTCAGCTTACCGTTAATGTGGTTGCATTAATAGTGAATTTCACATCAGCCTGCTTGACAG GAACTGCACCCCTCACAGCTGTTCAACTCTTGTGGGTGAACATGATAATGGACACGCTGGGAGCACTTGCTCTTGCTACTGAACCTCCAAATGATGATTTAATGAAACGTTCACCTGTTGGAAGGAAGGGAAATTTCATCAGCAATGTCATGTGGAGGAACATCTTAGGACAATCATTGTATCAGTTTATGGTGATATGGTTTCTTCAGTCAAGAGGAAAATCAATCTTTTTACTTGAGGGCCCCAATTCAGATCTAGTCTTAAACACGCTTATTTTCAACTCATTTGTCTTCTGTCAG GTTTTCAATGAGATAAATTCACGTGAAATGGAGAAAATAAACGTTTTTAAAGGCATATTGGATAACTATGTTTTCGTGGGTGTCATCAGTGCTACTGTTTTCTTCCAAATCATAATAGTTGAGTACTTGGGAACCTTTGCAAACACAACACCTCTCACCCTGTCACAGTGGTTCTTTTGCTTATTGGTTGGATTTATGGGCATGCCTATTGCTGCTCGCTTAAAGAAGATTCCTGTTTGA